A single Nostoc sp. PCC 7107 DNA region contains:
- the ligA gene encoding NAD-dependent DNA ligase LigA yields MIQTQPQLKRIEELRQLLQQASYAYYVLDAPIMGDAVYDQLYRELQQLETQNPELVTPDSPTQRVGERPATHFTSVRHNIPLYSLENAFNVDELQAWDQRWRRQLPTTDAVKYVSELKIDGSALALTYQDGVLVRGATRGDGVTGEEITQNVRTIRSIPLRLNFDGIEPIERVEVRGEAFLPLEVFKQINEERQKAGEQLFANPRNAAAGTLRQLDSRIVARRRLDFFAYTLHIPGMDDASIANTQWEALELLQKMGFRVNPNHQLCESLAEVAEYYKYWDTERLNLPYMTDGVVVKLNAFKLQEQLGFTQKFPRWAVALKYPAEEAPTRVENIAVNVGRTGALTPLAEMRPVQLAGTTVSRATLHNSDRIVQLDIRIGDTVIVRKAGEIIPEVVRVIKELRPADTVPFVMPSHCPVCGQEVVRESGEAVTRCVNASCAAILKGSIEHWVSRDALDIKGVGEKLVHQLVDKGLVHSVADLYDLTEAQLCSLERMGEKSAQKLVDAIAQSKNQPWHRVLYGLGIRHVGSVNAQLITEKYPAVEKLETAKQSDIAGIYGIGAEIAQSVYQWFQIDANQALIERLKTANLQFVADETTTIGNSHQKFAGKTFVVTGTLPTLKRDEAKALIQKAGGKVTDSVSKKTDYLVVGEDAGSKLEKAQALGITQLTETQLLNMLEVEIN; encoded by the coding sequence ATGATTCAGACTCAGCCTCAACTCAAGCGCATAGAAGAATTACGCCAGCTTTTGCAACAAGCCAGTTACGCCTATTATGTTTTAGACGCGCCCATCATGGGAGATGCAGTCTATGACCAGCTATACCGCGAATTGCAACAGTTAGAAACTCAGAATCCAGAATTGGTTACACCCGACAGTCCAACTCAGCGGGTGGGTGAAAGACCAGCCACACATTTTACCTCAGTACGCCACAATATCCCTTTGTACAGTTTGGAGAATGCTTTTAACGTTGATGAGTTGCAAGCTTGGGATCAACGTTGGCGGCGACAACTGCCGACAACTGACGCGGTAAAATATGTCTCGGAACTGAAAATTGATGGTTCGGCTTTGGCGCTGACTTATCAAGATGGTGTATTAGTCAGGGGTGCAACTAGAGGTGATGGGGTTACGGGTGAAGAAATTACCCAAAATGTGCGAACAATTCGTTCTATTCCCTTGCGTTTAAACTTTGATGGGATAGAACCAATAGAAAGAGTGGAAGTGCGCGGTGAAGCATTTTTACCCTTGGAAGTGTTTAAGCAAATCAACGAAGAACGGCAAAAAGCAGGCGAACAATTATTTGCTAACCCCCGCAACGCCGCCGCAGGGACACTCAGACAGTTAGACTCGCGCATTGTGGCGCGACGACGATTAGATTTTTTTGCTTACACTTTGCATATTCCGGGGATGGATGATGCGAGTATTGCTAATACCCAATGGGAAGCCTTGGAATTATTACAAAAAATGGGTTTTCGGGTAAATCCTAATCATCAACTGTGTGAGTCTTTGGCTGAAGTCGCAGAATACTATAAATACTGGGATACGGAAAGATTGAATTTACCCTACATGACCGATGGTGTAGTGGTAAAGTTGAATGCTTTTAAACTGCAAGAACAATTAGGGTTTACCCAAAAATTCCCGCGCTGGGCGGTAGCGTTGAAGTACCCAGCGGAAGAAGCACCCACCCGTGTGGAAAATATTGCGGTGAATGTTGGTAGAACTGGGGCGTTAACACCGTTGGCAGAGATGCGTCCGGTACAATTGGCGGGGACAACAGTTTCTCGCGCTACCTTACATAATAGCGATCGCATTGTTCAATTAGACATCCGCATCGGTGATACTGTCATTGTTCGCAAAGCTGGGGAAATTATTCCCGAAGTGGTGCGAGTAATTAAAGAACTGCGTCCGGCTGATACTGTACCATTTGTTATGCCTTCCCATTGTCCTGTTTGCGGTCAAGAAGTGGTGCGAGAATCAGGAGAAGCCGTAACTCGTTGCGTGAATGCTTCTTGTGCAGCTATTCTCAAAGGTTCCATTGAACATTGGGTTAGCCGGGATGCTTTAGATATTAAAGGTGTGGGGGAAAAATTAGTGCATCAACTGGTAGATAAAGGTTTGGTGCATTCTGTCGCTGATTTGTATGATTTGACAGAAGCCCAATTATGTAGTTTAGAAAGAATGGGGGAAAAATCGGCACAGAAATTAGTAGATGCGATCGCCCAATCAAAAAATCAACCTTGGCATCGGGTATTGTATGGTTTAGGCATTCGTCATGTTGGCAGTGTGAATGCCCAACTCATCACTGAAAAATATCCCGCCGTTGAGAAATTAGAAACCGCCAAACAATCAGACATTGCCGGTATTTATGGCATTGGTGCAGAAATCGCCCAATCTGTTTATCAGTGGTTTCAGATTGATGCCAATCAAGCTTTAATTGAACGCTTAAAAACCGCAAATTTACAATTCGTTGCTGACGAAACTACAACCATTGGTAATAGTCATCAAAAGTTTGCCGGAAAAACTTTTGTGGTGACAGGCACATTACCCACCTTAAAGCGCGATGAAGCTAAAGCACTCATCCAAAAAGCTGGCGGTAAAGTCACAGATTCCGTCAGTAAAAAAACTGATTATTTGGTAGTAGGAGAAGATGCTGGTTCTAAATTAGAGAAAGCCCAAGCTTTGGGAATTACTCAGTTAACTGAGACACAGCTATTAAATATGTTAGAGGTAGAGATTAACTAA